In Rhineura floridana isolate rRhiFlo1 chromosome 1, rRhiFlo1.hap2, whole genome shotgun sequence, the following proteins share a genomic window:
- the LOC133377490 gene encoding uncharacterized protein LOC133377490: MNTYPAGTKQKGLQNLTKGIREQPFSGWAPTTGNLQEVTKRGEYVGIHDHPNLITMGVLASSPSLLLPDLMIMAQVKKGVKTTKAKVKDLEITRLIPLHLVEIFVYNVNERQLKVKLATGRKYYLQLCAPKGDENFLFDCWMRLAYLLHVASGRISDPVSFTSKESGLHTIWKSASLRATSEKQPWLPGTMGAQSAEKLKEQLRQASLARSMSRTTESDLASQHSILKSGFASQGSVGISPKKQVAVKPSKRVTISGVIGPSGKSVPEEKKEEEEAGNPELHTVDNLRMDAGSSAAAMMGTDKDRPPPQSHASMGEGAPEAKSPAVGGGNSEAAEFSRPGSQIIAREPGVANVTSQKSDQIKDVGQPSTPHLEDQGCQVSGFLPESQGKRGRLWPPAILSRELQTQEDEAAASRCLKKTRAAAVIAWKLPCTGSTSRRVQRG; the protein is encoded by the exons ATGAACACGTACCCTGCAG GGACTAAGCAGAAGGGCTTGCAGAATCTCACCAAAGGTATCCGTGAGCAGCCTTTCTCTGGCTGGGCCCCAACAACTGGCAATCTGCAGGAG GTAACCAAGAGGGGTGAATACGTTGGCATCCACGACCACCCCAATCTAATCACCATGGGTGTTTTAGCCAGCAGCCCATCTCTACTACTTCCTGACCTGATGATCATGGCCCAAGTAAAGAAAGGTGTCAAAACCACAAAGGCAAAGGTGAAAGACCTGGAGATCACTCG GTTGATCCCTCTACACCTGGTGGAGATTTTTGTGTATAACGTGAATGAGCGACAGCTGAAAGTAAAGTTGGCAACAGGGCGAAAATATTATCTGCAACTCTGTGCCCCCAAAGGGGATGAGAACTTCCTCTTTGATTGCTGGATGCGCCTTGCTTACCTGTTGCACGTGGCCAGCGGCAGGATCAGTGATCCAGTCAGCTTCACCTCTAAGGAATCGGGGCTTCACACGATATGGAAGAGTGCTAGCTTGCGTGCTACATCTGAGAAG CAGCCTTGGCTCCCAGGCACCATGGGTGCACAGTCCGCGGAAAAGCTGAAGGAGCAGCTACGTCAGGCCAGCTTGGCCAGGAGCATGTCAAGAACCAC GGAAAGTGACCTTGCTTCACAACACAGCATCCTCAAATCAG GTTTTGCTTCTCAAGGATCAGTTGGAATCTCACCCAAAAAG CAGGTGGCTGTCAAGCCTTCCAAACGTGTAACAATCTCAGGCGTGATTGGCCCATCAGGGAAAAGTGTCccggaggagaagaaggaggaagaagaggcagggaaTCCTGAGCTCCACACAGTTGACAATCTGAGGATGGATGCAGGCTCCAGTGCAGCAGCTATGATGGGGACAGATAAAGACCGCCCACCCCCACAGTCCCACGCTTCAATGGGAGAAGGAGCCCCTGAGGCAAAGAGTCCTGCAGTTGGGGGTGGCAACTCAGAAGCAGCTGAATTCTCAAGGCCAGGCAGCCAGATCATTGCCAGGGAACCTGGTGTGGCAAACGTGACTTCCCAGAAGTCTGACCAGATCAAGGATGTGGGACAGCCCAGCACTCCCCACCTGGAggatcagggttgccaggtctccggtttcctGCCGGAGTCTCAGGGGAAAAGGGGCCGTCTCTGGCCTCCGGCTATAc TCAGCCGGGAACTGCAGACACAGGAGGACGAAGCAGCTGCCAGCAGGTGCCTCAAGAAGACTCGAGCTGCCGCCGTCATTgcatggaagctgccttgcactgggTCGACAAGCCGAAGAGTTCAACGAGGCTAA